One Fusarium poae strain DAOMC 252244 chromosome 4, whole genome shotgun sequence DNA window includes the following coding sequences:
- a CDS encoding hypothetical protein (SECRETED:SignalP(1-18)~BUSCO:24758at5125): MKSTFVAAAALLAGAASAAKEEGTFAVLRFTNKQLTRGRMDPILFPGETSTHVHNVMGGSGFSTSATGKDLMESKCSNAMIKGDNSAYWFPSLYFQDPKSGKFEDVEFDYFNAYYFFEKTHDEIKPFPAGLQIVAGDAMTRTMPKAGAKPNLDPSKGPVNAARMTCPRANNDYSTPSWDAKSDGTTAGVGDPITKNEGVGFPDRTCDGTFSPLRADVHFPSCYNPEAGLTNFKNNMAYPEDNDGYLDCPKGWIHVPHLFYEAYWNTNKFQGRWTEGEGKQPFVFSNGDVTGYSSHADFMAGWDEKLLKHIIDTCNAGTLGMDNCPGLFYGLNKDDCTIESEIDEKTTGTLDKLPGNNPLSGFSYGDAPSMPNKGDDDEKPSKPSAEPSAEPSAEPSVKPSATKSAPKDKSTAVEAPQYTKPAEEPTVAIPKPTLPSVPEIVSDAAAEATSVLANAPKPTEIFGKPDQPKKCKSTRVHTVWNTVTVTQTASVPAQTEDAAAAPAYKRDPVRRHAHQHGNGFNNFRRRSHRH, translated from the exons ATGAAGTCCACTTTCGTTGCTGCCGCCGCGCTTCTCGCCGGTGCTGCTTCCGCCGCCAAGGAGGAGGGTACTTTCGCTGTCTTGCGCTTCACCAACAAGCAGCTCACCAGAGGTCGCATGGATCCCATTCTCTTCCCTGGAGAGACCTCTACTCACGTTCACAACGTCATGGGTGGAAGCGGTTTCAGCACCAGCGCCACTGGAAAGGATCTCATGGAGTCAAAGTGCAGTAACGCCATGATCAAGGGTGACAACAGTGCCTACTGGTTCCCCAGTCTCTACTTCCAAGATCCCAAGTCTGGAAAGTTTGAGGACGTTGAGTTCGATTACTTCAACGCCTACTACTT CTTCGAGAAGACCCATGATGAGATCAAGCCTTTCCCTGCCGGTCTGCAGATTGTTGCTGGTGATGCCATGACCCGTACCATGCCCAAGGCTGGTGCCAAGCCCAACCTTGACCCTTCCAAGGGTCCTGTCAATGCCGCCAGAATGACCTGCCCTCGCGCCAACAACGATTACTCTACCCCCTCTTGGGATGCCAAATCGGACGGTACCACAGCTGGTGTTGGTGACCCCATCACCAAGAACGAGGGTGTCGGATTCCCTGACCGAACCTGTGACGGCACCTTCTCTCCTCTCCGAGCTGATGTTCATTTCCCTTCCTGCTACAACCCCGAGGCTGGCCTTACCAACTTCAAGAACAACATGGCCTACCCCGAGGACAACGATGGCTACCTTGACTGCCCCAAGGGCTGGATCCACGTCCCTCATCTCTTCTACGAGGCCTACTGGAACACTAACAAATTCCAGGGCCGCTGGACTGAGGGAGAGGGCAAGCAGCCCTTTGTTTTCTCCAACGGTGACGTTACTGGTTACAGCAGCCACGCTGACTTCATGGCTGGTTGGGACGAGAAGCTCCTGAAGCACATCATTGATACTTGCAACGCCGGTACTCTGGGTATGGATAACTGCCCCGGTCTTTTCTATGGTCTCAACAAGGACGACTGCACAATCGAGTCTGAGATTGATGAGAAGACCACCGGTACCTTGGACAAGCTGCCCGGAAACAACCCCCTCAGTGGTTTCTCCTACGGCGATGCTCCCTCTATGCCCAACAAgggtgacgacgacgagaagcCCAGCAAGCCTTCCGCTGAGCCTTCCGCTGAGCCTTCCGCTGAGCCTTCCGTCAAGCCTTCTGCTACCAAGTCGGCTCCCAAGGACAAATCTACCGCTGTTGAGGCGCCTCAGTACACTAAGCCCGCCGAGGAGCCCACCGTCGCCATTCCCAAGCCTACTTTGCCTTCTGTCCCCGAAATTGTGTCCGATGCCGCTGCCGAGGCTACTAGCGTTCTCGCCAACGCCCCCAAGCCAACCGAAATCTTCGGCAAGCCTGATCAACCCAAGAAGTGCAAGTCCACCCGCGTCCATACCGTCTGGAacactgtcactgtcactcAGACAGCCAGCGTTCCTGCTCAGACTGAGgacgctgctgctgctcctgcTTACAAGAGGGATCCCGTTCGACGACATGCCCACCAGCATGGCAACGGATTCAACAACTTCCGTCGCCGCAGCCACCGTCACTAA
- a CDS encoding hypothetical protein (BUSCO:13290at5125): protein MTLSAHEISQLRAALQDAVVKCSERCLYQSSKWAAELLNALPETDDDEENINPADPSHVSPIFAANNDPEEAILEARELSKYLLAKSLFDCREYDRCAAVFLPDSLLSSVLASRVDHASASSATGKGKNKAPEASGVVPLPKLSQKSLFLALYAKFMSGEKRRNEDSEMVMGPQDLGTVANKQLLVIGHFLATWFEERTTEDDEVLGSQGWLEYLYGMVLAKEKNDDKALEYFIRSVHKYTMNWGCWLEMTSLISRVEDLNRISRHCPQNIVSYMFHLHTSLELYQQGPGLANSLEQLLSIFPTSSFLLTCNALLAYHAKDLMAAEQHFTRLLALHPHRLDSLDHYSNILYVLNLRPKLAFLAHLCSSVDKFRPESCVVIGNYYSLLSMHEKAVQYFRRALTLDRSCLSAWTLMGHEYVELKNTHAAIESYRRAVDVNRRDYRAWYGLGQTYEMLEMHTYSLWYYKKAAGLRPWDGKMWMAVGSCLQKMGRERDGIKALKRALLADAYYDVGSSFGSGDLLGSRSATGHMDPDILLQIAVMYDHLDEEEEARSYMELCVAQEDGGDAGGAEADPAESIAIHNDSPAGSENGAENDENSNNEGTGVTAATSKARMWLARFSMRTGDYMTASRLAGELCQDGVEVEEAKALVREVRARMEATGMLDPLS from the exons ATGACTCTCAGCGCCCACGAAATTTCACAGTTACGCGCTGCACTACAAGATGCCGTAGTCAAATGTTCGGAAAGATGCCTGTATCAATCTTCAAAATG GGCCGCCGAACTACTAAATGCACTTCCCGAaaccgatgatgatgaggaaaaCATCAATCCCGCAGATCCCAGTCATGTCTCTCCCATATTCGCCGCCAACAACGACCCGGAAGAAGCGATACTTGAGGCTAGAGAGCTGAGCAAATACCTCTTGGCCAAGTCTCTATTCGATTGCCGAGAATACGATCGATGCGCTGCAGTTTTTCTCCCAGACTCACTTCTTTCTAGCGTCCTTGCCTCACGGGTGGACCATGCTTCCGCATCTTCTGCAACTGGCAAGGGTAAAAACAAAGCGCCCGAAGCATCAGGCGTAGTACCACTTCCTAAACTCAGCCAGAAGAGCCTGTTCCTAGCACTCTACGCCAAGTTCATGTCAGGGGAAAAGCGCAGAAACGAAGATTCTGAGATGGTTATGGGCCCTCAGGACCTTGGAACAGTGGCAAACAAGCAGTTACTTGTGATAGGCCACTTTCTAGCGACTTGGTTCGAAGAGAGAACgacagaagatgatgaagtctTGGGCAGTCAGGGGTGGCTTGAATATTT ATATGGAATGGTGCTCGCCAAAGAAAAGAACGATGATAAGGCATTGGAATACTTTATCCGAAGCGTGCACAAGTACACCATGAACTGGGGTTGCTGGTTGGAAATGACGTCGTTAATATCTCGAGTTGAGGAT TTGAATCGAATATCAAGGCATTGTCCCCAAAACATTGTCTCGTACATGTTTCACTTGCACACTTCTCTTGAACTCTACCAGCAGGGTCCTGGTCTCGCCAACTCTCTTGAACAACTCCTCTCAATATTCCCTACATCCTCTTTCCTCCTCACATGCAACGCATTGCTAGCTTATCACGCCAAGGACTTGATGGCTGCTGAACAGCATTTTACTCGATTGCTGGCACTCCATCCCCATAGGTTGGATTCGCTGGACCACTATTCAAATATTCTTTACGTCCTCAATCTTCGACCAAAGCTAGCATTCCTCGCACATCTTTGCTCCAGTGTCGACAAGTTCAGACCTGAGTCTTGTGTCGTGATTGGGAATTATTACTCTCTGCTCTCAATGCATGAGAAAGCCGTCCAGTATTTCCGACGTGCTCTGACACTTGATCGGTCATGTCTCTCAGCATGGACCCTGATGGGCCATGAATACGTCGAACTCAAAAATACCCATGCAGCAATCGAATCATACCGCCGGGCAGTCGACGTGAACCGTCGGGACTATCGGGCCTGGTACGGCCTGGGTCAAACATACGAGATGTTGGAGATGCATACGTACTCATTATGGTATTACAAAAAGGCCGCTGGTCTTCGGCCGTGGGATGGCAAAATGTGGATGGCCGTAGGCTCGTGTCTACAGAAGATGGGCCGAGAGCGTGACGGTATCAAGGCGCTAAAACGAGCACTGCTCGCTGATGCATATTACGATGTGGGCAGTAGCTTCGGCAGCGGGGATCTGCTTGGTAGCCGTAGCGCCACTGGCCATATGGATCCTGATATCCTCCTACAGATTGCAGTCATGTACGATCAtctggatgaagaagaggaggccAGGTCATACATGGAATTGTGTGTGGCTCAAGAAgatggtggtgatgctggCGGTGCTGAAGCCGATCCGGCGGAGTCGATTGCTATTCACAATGACTCGCCAGCTGGCTCTGAAAATGGCGCCGAGAACGATGAGAATTCAAACAACGAGGGGACAGGAGTCACCGCAGCCACGAGCAAAGCGCGCATGTGGCTTGCCAGGTTTTCGATGCGAACCGGAGATTACATGACAGCCTCTCGTCTTGCAGGAGAGTTATGTCAAGACGGTGTTGAAGTCGAAGAAGCAAAGGCTCTTGTGCGAGAGGTTCGAGCACGCATGGAGGCAACTGGGATGCTCGACCCGCTGAGCTAG
- the MCM5 gene encoding minichromosome maintenance protein 5 (BUSCO:7877at5125) yields MDRGSVYSAHVYEPSFGENGDTRLQLQTQLETFILDFRLDNNFVYRDQLRENALLKRYFCDVNINDLISFNEELAHRLASEPAEIIPLFENALKKCTHRIVFPHEPKIEIPEHQLLLHSNADDVSIRNLDSEAISRLVRVPGIVIGASVMSSKATELHIQCRNCGHTQNIPVLGGFTGVTLPRQCSRSRVPNDPTPKCPMDPYFVAHEKSRFVDQQIIKLQEAPDQVPVGELPRHVLISADRYLTNRVVPGSRCTVMGIFSIYQNKASKNSSNGGAVAIRTPYLRAVGIHSDIDQAAKGNATFSEEEEQEFLEMSRRPDLYEVMTDCIAPSIYGNRDIKKSILCLLLGGSKKILPDGMRLRGDINVLLLGDPGTAKSQLLKFVEKAAPISIYTSGKGSSAAGLTASVQRDQSTREFYLEGGAMVLADGGVVCIDEFDKMRDEDRVAIHEAMEQQTISIAKAGITTILNARTSVLAAANPIFGRYDDMKTPGENIDFQTTILSRFDMIYIVKDEHSREKDETMAKHVLGIQMNGRGTEEMAESEIPIDKMRRYITYCKTRCAPRLSAEAAEKLSSHFVSIRRQVHAAEMEANTRSSIPITVRQLEAIVRITESLAKLGLSPIATEVHVDEAIRLFLGSTMDAVNQGSNQGSRELNDEVNRLEAELKRRLPIGWSTSLSTLKREMVEGKGYSEQALNRALMVLQRRDTIMFRNQGAQVYRNGA; encoded by the exons ATGGATCGCGGATCAGTTTACTCCGCTCACGTCTACGAACCAAGTTTCGGTGAGAATGGAGATACTCGGCTGCAACTTCAGACACAGCTGGAAACCTTTATCCTCGACTTTCGCCTTGACAACAATTTCGTCTACAG AGATCAGCTTCGAGAGAATGCGCTCCTCAAGAGGTACTTCTGCGACGTTAACATCAACGACTTAATCAGCTTCAACGAGGAGCTGGCACACCGACTGGCTTCTGAGCCTGCCGAAATCATTCCTCTA TTCGAAAACGCACTAAAGAAATGTACACATCGCATTGTCTTCCCTCACGAGCCCAAGATTGAGATCCCCGAACATCAACTTCTCCTTCACTCAAACGCCGACGATGTCTCGATCCGCAATCTAGACTCCGAGGCCATCTCACGGCTGGTACGTGTACCGGGTATCGTCATTGGTGCCTCGGTCATGTCATCAAAGGCAACAGAGCTCCATATCCAATGCCGCAACTGCGGGCACACACAGAACATTCCTGTCTTGGGAGGTTTCACGGGTGTCACTCTACCCCGGCAATGCTCTCGAAGTCGAGTCCCTAACGACCCCACACCAAAATGTCCCATGGATCCCTACTTTGTTGCCCACGAGAAATCTCGCTTTGTTGATCAACAAATTATCAAACTTCAAGAAGCACCCGATCAGGTCCCTGTGGGAGAACTGCCCAGGCACGTCCTCATCTCAGCCGATAGATACTTGACAAACAGAGTTGTTCCAGGTTCAAGATGTACTGTCATGGGCATCTTCTCCATCTACCAAAACAAAGCCTCCAAGAACTCCTCCAACGGCGGTGCTGTGGCTATCCGTACCCCATATTTGAGGGCGGTCGGAATCCATTCAGATATCGACCAAGCAGCCAAGGGCAATGCGACTTTctcagaagaagaggagcaaGAATTCTTAGAAATGAGCCGACGGCCAGACCTTTACGAGGTTATGACTGACTGCATTGCCCCCTCTATCTATGGAAATCGTGACATCAAGAAGTCAATCCTTTGCTTGTTATTGGGAGGCTCGAAGAAGATCCTCCCCGATGGAATGAGGCTAAGAGGAGACATTAACGTGCTCCTTCTTGGTGACCCTGGTACCGCCAAATCTCAGCTTCTGAAGTTTGTCGAAAAGGCAGCCCCTATCTCCATCTACACATCCGGAAAGGGTTCGTCTGCTGCGGGTCTGACGGCGTCCGTCCAACGTGATCAATCCACGCGCGAGTTTTACCTCGAAGGTGGTGCGATGGTTTTGGCTGACGGTGGAGTGGTGTGTATTGATGAGTTTGACAAGATGAGAGACGAGGACCGAGTGGCGATCCACGAAGCTATGGAACAGCAAACTATTTCCATTGCTAAAGCTGGTATCACGACCATCCTCAACGCACGAACATCAGTTCTGGCTGCTGCCAACCCTATTTTCGGTCGATATGATGATATGAAGACCCCTGGAGAGAACATTGACTTCCAGACTACCATTCTTTCGCGTTTCGACATGATCTACATTGTCAAGGATGAACATAGCCGTGAAAAGGACGAGACAATGGCCAAGCACGTTCTCGGTATTCAGATGAACGGTCGGGGTACTGAGGAGATGGCCGAATCTGAAATCCCCATTGACAAGATGCGAAGATATATCACCTACTGCAAGAC TCGATGCGCTCCTCGACTTAGTGCTGAGGCAGCCGAGAAGCTTTCTTCTCACTTTGTTTCCATTCGTCGCCAGGTCCACGCTGCTGAGATGGAGGCTAACACTCGTTCTTCTATCCCCATTACTGTTCGTCAGCTTGAGGCTATCGTTCGTATTACCGAGTCTCTTGCCAAGCTTGGTCTCTCTCCCATTGCCACTGAGGTTCATGTGGACGAGGCCATTCGTTTGTTCTTAGGCTCGACCATGGATGCTGTTAACCAAGGCAGCAACCAGGGCAGTCGCGAGTTGAACGACGAAGTCAACCGCCTCGAGGCAGAGCTGAAGCGACGCCTTCCCATCGGCTGGAGCACTAGTCTATCCACACTCAAGAGGGAGATGGTTGAGGGTAAGGGATATAGCGAGCAGGCACTTAACCGAGCTTTGATGGTACTGCAACGGAGAGATACAATCATGTTTAGGAACCAGGGAGCTCAGGTTTACAGGAATGGTGCTTAA
- a CDS encoding hypothetical protein (BUSCO:17255at5125) → MSLYHEAAEILTGSSSEGGSLKSRVFKKKGLKSAPNQVYALVLESCKWSPILKEVIEKSELLKLERKLTPTLSLLLVHDLLLAKKGIALPQSHGLRASIERHKARISSEFKLGRLRRKMPTIEALKEQVERDCAGEEANYPRWVRVNAVKSTLEEQLETTFSKYTRATSIKEVVTNAGKLIYIDPHVPNLVAITAGIDLTKTEAYTSGKIILQDKASCFPAYLLDPRAEDGDLIDACSAPGNKTTHLAAIVKEHTPEFDSPKQTIYAFEKDPRRAQVLHKMVKIAGSDSVTKIGFGQDFMQVKPTADNYKSVGALLLDPSCSGSGIVGRDSMPELHLPDPYSGNGKTPPTKPNNRKRKHEKVEPAPESVMIDDDGNETAIKSEKDLEARLEALSSFQLVLLLHAFRFPSAKKITYSTCSIHTQENERVVMRALESDIAKRRGWRILLRKDQVSGMREWPVRGLPEACEGNEEIAEGCIRSYKDDGQGVMGFFVAGFVRSGEQDDAPADDEGPYVRDDNGAIVRDVVGMPTLKSTGETVSLTTRDEKKNTKNNKSSEEEESESESDSSEDDEWGGFDD, encoded by the exons ATGTCTCTTTATCATGAGGCGGCTGAGATTCTGACAGGGTCTTCATCTGAAGGCGGAAGTCTGAAGTCCCGTGTTTTTAAAAAGAAGGGCCTCAAGTCTGCTCCTAACCAGGTCTATGCCTTAGTCCTGGAGAGCTGCAAATGGAGTCCCATCCTGAAAGAAGTGATCGAGAAATCAGAGCTTCTCAAATTGGAGAGAAAG CTCACACCAACGTTGTCGTTACTTCTTGTCCATGACCTCCTGCTAGCAAAGAAGGGAATTGCGCTTCCACAAAGCCATGGCCtacgtgcatctatcgagaGACACAAAGCGCGCATCAGCTCAGAATTCAAGCTTGGGCGGCTTCGCAGAAAGATGCCTACAATTGAGGCTCTAAAAGAGCAAGTTGAGAGGGACTGTGCAGGAGAGGAAGCAAACTACCCTCGATGGGTTCGCGTCAACGCTGTGAAGAGCACATTGGAGGAACAGCTTGAGACCACTTTCTCCAAGTACACCAGGGCGACATCGATTAAGGAGGTTGTCACCAATGCTGGAAAACTCATCTACATCGACCCTCACGTGCCGAATCTCGTGGCAATCACTGCAGGGATCGATCTCACCAAAACAGAAGCCTATACCTCTGGCAAAATCATTCTTCAAGACAAAGCATCCTGTTTCCCGGCCTATCTCTTGGATCCGAGGGCAGAAGATGGAGACCTGATCGACGCGTGCTCCGCCCCTGGCAACAAGACAACACATCTGGCAGCTATTGTCAAGGAACATACGCCCGAATTCGATTCGCCCAAGCAAACCATTTATGCATTTGAGAAAGATCCCAGAAGAGCGCAGGTACTTCACAAAATGGTCAAAATCGCTGGTTCGGATTCTGTCACGAAGATTGGATTTGGCCAAGACTTCATGCAAGTGAAACCCACAGCGGATAACTACAAGTCAGTTGGAGCATTGCTTTTGGATCCTAGTTGCTCAGGGAGCGGAATCGTTGGGCGAGATTCGATGCCGGAACTTCATTTGCCAGACCCTTACAGCGGCAACGGAAAAACGCCACCAACAAAACCAAACAACCGCAAAAGGAAACACGAGAAGGTCGAGCCAGCCCCTGAGAGCGTCATGATAGACGACGATGGAAACGAAACAGCGATCAAATCAGAGAAGGATCTGGAAGCACGCCTTGAGGCTTTGTCATCCTTCCAGTTGGTTCTTCTGTTACATGCTTTCCGGTTCCCATCAGCAAAGAAGATCACATACTCGACTTGTTCTATCCATACGCAAGAGAACGAGCGTGTCGTCATGAGGGCTCTCGAATCCGACATTGCCAAACGAAGAGGTTGGCGTATTCTTCTACGAAAGGACCAGGTTTCTGGCATGAGAGAGTGGCCGGTTCGAGGGCTACCCGAAGCATGCGAGGGCAACGAAGAGATAGCAGAAGGCTGCATTCGCTCTTACAAGGATGATGGACAAGGCGTGATGGGATTCTTCGTCGCTGGGTTTGTCCGATCTGGCGAACAAGATGACGCCCCTGCTGATGACGAGGGTCCTTATGTGCGAGATGACAACGGCGCTATCGTTCGTGACGTTGTTGGTATGCCTACGTTGAAGTCAACAGGCGAGACCGTTTCTCTGACTACAAgagatgaaaagaaaaacaCCAAGAATAATAAGAGCAGCGAAGAGGAGGAATCTGAAAGCGAGAGTGATAGCAGTGAGGACGATGAATGGGGCGGTTTCGATGATTAA
- a CDS encoding hypothetical protein (SECRETED:SignalP(1-18)) — MKTIQTLPVAMLLSGVIAGEFPSMPGLGAKGEEVSAPAKPPATTGGSLGGNSNNCPPAVPVTVTEPVYITVTECPVAPEAPPPPAVPVPPPQATGPVPEAPAPPSPGGESGPPPPEGPKPPSPPGGESGPPPPEGPKPVPPPAEESGPSPPKETGPSTSPEKPIVPPPSGPSQTPVGPPAIPVAAGTRETWSMGALVLAGVVALAL; from the exons ATGAAGACTATTCAGACTCTTCCCGTGGCCATGCTACTCTCAGGTGTCATTGCTGGAGAGTTCCCATCTATGCCAGGCCTGGGCGCGAAGGGCGAGGAGGTATCTGCCCCAGCCAAGCCGCCTGCCACTACTGGGGGTAGCCTGGGAGGTAATTCCAACAACTGCCCTCCGGCT GTACCCGTCACTGTTACGGAGCCAGTTTACATTACCGTAACGG AATGTCCAGTAGCTCCAGAGGCTCCTCCGCCTCCAGCAGTGCCTGTACCTCCTCCTCAGGCTACCGGCCCTGTTCCTGAGGCGCCTGCTCCGCCATCTCCTGGCGGAGAGTCAGGTCCTCCTCCACCCGAGGGACCAAAGCCACCATCTCCTCCTGGTGGAGAGTCAGGCCCTCCTCCACCTGAAGGACCCAAGCCAGTACCTCCTCCTGCTGAGGAATCTGGCCCTTCACCCCCCAAGGAAACAGGTCCCAGCACCAGCCCCGAGAAGCCCATtgttcctcctccttctggGCCCTCCCAGACCCCAGTTGGCCCCCCTGCCATACCCGTCGCCGCTGGTACCAGGGAAACTTGGAGTATGGGGGCTCTTGTCCTGGCAGGAGTTGTTGCTTTGGCACTCTAG
- a CDS encoding hypothetical protein (BUSCO:30816at5125) produces MAQQTTLEEFNSVYPKLEEALLEHARSYKLPQEQLDWYKRSLEVNPLGGKCNRGMSVPDSVSLLLEKPLSEEQYFQAATLGWMTELLQAFFLVSDDIMDTSITRRGQPCWYRQEGVGMIAINDAFMLEAAIYTLLKKYFRTHPAYVDLLELFHETTFQTELGQLCDLLTAPEDRVNLDNFSLEKYSFIVVYKTAYYSFYLPVALALHQLNLATPSNLKQAEDILIPLGEYFQIQDDYLDNFGKPEHIGKIGTDIKDNKCSWLVNQALAIATPEQRKILEENYGRKDDEKEKVIKKLYDDLKLEQLYLDYEETVVGQIRERIANIDESGGLKKTVFEAFLAKIYKRSK; encoded by the exons ATGGCTCAACAAACTACACTCGAGGAGTTCAACTCCGTCTACCCCAAGCTTGAGGAGGCTCTCCTTGAACATGCTCGTTCTTACAAGCTGCCCCAGGAGCAGCTCGACTGGTACAAGAGA TCTCTCGAGGTCAATCCTCTAGGCGGAAAATGCAACCGCGGCATGTCTGTCCCCGATTCCgtctccctcctcctcgaGAAGCCCCTTTCTGAGGAGCAGTACTTCCAGGCCGCTACTCTTGGCTGGATGACAGAGCTTCTCCAGGCCTTCTTCCTCGTTTCCGACGACATCATGGACACCAGCATTACCCGTCGTGGCCAGCCCTGCTGGTACCGTCAAGAGGGTGTTGGCATGATTGCTATTAACGACGCCTTTATGCTCGAGGCGGCCATCTACACTCTTCTCAAGAAGTACTTCCGCACCCATCCTGCCTACGTCGACCTCCTCGAGCTTTTCCACGAGACTACTTTCCAGACCGAGCTCGGCCAGCTGTGTGACTTGCTCACCGCCCCTGAGGACCGTGTCAACCTTGACAACTTCTCCCTCGAGAAGTACagcttcatcgtcgtctATAAGACCGCCTACTACTCATTCTACCTCCCTGTTGCGCTCGCCCTCCACCAGCTCAACCTCGCTACCCCAAGCAACCTCAAGCAAGCTGAGGATATCCTTATCCCTCTCGGAGAGTACTTCCAGATCCAGGATGACTACCTCGACAACTTTGGCAAGCCTGAGCACATTGGCAAGATCGGTACCGATATCAAGGATAACAAGTGCTCTTGGCTCGTGAACCAGGCTCTCGCCATTGCCACCCCTGAGCAGCGCAAGATCCTCGAGGAGAACTACGGCCGCAAGGACGATGAAAAGGAGAAGGTGATCAAGAAGCTCTACGACGACTTGAAGCTTGAGCAGCTCTACCTCGACTACGAGGAGACGGTTGTTGGCCAGATCCGCGAGCGCATTGCCAACATTGACGAGAGCGGTGGCCTCAAGAAGACCGTATTCGAGgccttcctcgccaagatCTACAAGCGCAGCAAGTAA
- a CDS encoding hypothetical protein (SECRETED:SignalP(1-19)~BUSCO:56872at5125): MKFATAFIGLVASATYAAAATVTFVTLDDKERTIIFTPDPGFEGPESVTVSSAKEVTVDFPDKYIGNFYAVQKGHEDKPGMLGEVTFGGWNGKTYFDVSAIVDPNDKDNVKQMWPKAGNSPMSGCETFPCDNAYWLPDDVQTKVTEEVDLITTLGSGASPYSA, translated from the coding sequence ATGAAGTTCGCTACCGCTTTCATTGGCCTCGTTGCCTCTGCTACctatgctgctgctgccaccGTCACCTTTGTTACTCTTGATGACAAGGAGCGCACCATCATCTTCACCCCTGACCCTGGTTTCGAGGGTCCCGAGTCCGTCACTGTCAGCAGTGCTAAGGAAGTTACTGTCGATTTCCCTGACAAGTACATCGGTAACTTCTACGCTGTCCAGAAGGGCCATGAGGACAAGCCCGGTATGCTCGGTGAGGTCACCTTCGGTGGCTGGAACGGCAAGACCTACTTCGACGTCTCTGCTATTGTCGACCCCAACGACAAGGACAACGTCAAGCAGATGTGGCCCAAGGCTGGCAACAGCCCCATGTCTGGCTGCGAGACTTTCCCCTGCGACAACGCCTACTGGCTCCCTGACGACGTCCAGACCAAGGTCACTGAGGAGGTTGACCTCATCACCACCCTCGGTTCTGGCGCCAGCCCTTACTCTGCTTAA